In Edaphobacter bradus, the following are encoded in one genomic region:
- a CDS encoding TonB-dependent receptor has protein sequence MTTLKRFVCSVLVAVATLALGATGAWAQDISGSISGTVTDTTGAIVKGAIVAVANTDRGQVLRTLTTNGSGFYTATSLPVGNYTVKITAEGFKTETVTGLVLHVNDALTVNRSLVAGSATEEVTVTADQVQLNLENGMSQGLINGVQIRELALNNRNYEQLLLLQPGVSYGGASDQLYIGTSLPSGTSAQVAFSINGSRPTSNNWTIDGADNVDRGANLTLLSYPSVDAISEFKTLRGTYTSEFGRNASGQIDVITRSGTNAFHGSAYEFFRNNIFNANSYFNKVATLVNRPLLRYNDFGYTIGGPVVIPHVYNGKDKTFFFFSQEIRRVINYATAQAFLPTTAELAGDFTQGFAAKTNAQGPVAVCTSYTQSGASYTCNSYGTKVTTFSPTAQAYIKDIYGKMPQPNVAANLAAGLDPHSYIYNQRNIFNNNQELVRIDQYFGKLSVFYRYLHDSLPSQEAGGLFNGSPLPGVPTTSTRSPGTQQLGHATYTFTPTLVADVGYAYSYGGVLSNPIGLGAQVNSPDIHPTLPFATSGVPSSTALNIIPSVSIAGLTGVTNTGVYNDTDHNHNVYGSVTKTLGRHTFKTGFTYNHYEKHENALGNGNPFPQGNFGFTNAGVATPTAAQAAAAGGAVPNTADAAFANFLTGNVNNSFTQASAALTVNIVQNSVEAYAQDDWKVNPRLTLNLGVRYSYFAQPTDSNNLLSNFDPSSFNPANAMTVSSTGVLCLPNVTACANSNGLNLGHANPNGDRINGIILGTPGNFGHASPYGAKVATAQKGNFAPRFGFAYDVFGDGKTALRGGFGMAYDQSQVHPYENNAFSNLPFVNVPTIPVTTFDNPAGGTAAVSTALPSVQGFSVHYQTPYTMQYSLDVQHAVSSTVMLDVGYFGSVSRHLEGVVDLNTLRPGTFLAKGLSQYAVCSGGFTSTSCEQQLNQIRPYPGYLNVNITSTIFTANYNGLQVKTTKKFSGQSYIDANYTWSRALTNSINDYVAAPQNVYNINGDYGRAVYDRTNIITFDGVYELPWYRDQKGVVGHLVGGWQLTGLYTINSGLPLTVTLSSSGGTICYTCTASASQTSVLGLPNGGVINDSAGLGIMNGPDPASLRPNQVLNPNNGYGQRIHTRLNWFYRPAFVSPTAAAVQVGNEKRGAINGPGFNRLDVGIFRNFKISEGMKFQLRGEAFNAANHTNFQAVGTSGASTTTFGQVTSARDNRIMQVAGKFTF, from the coding sequence ATGACAACGCTTAAGCGTTTTGTTTGTAGTGTCTTAGTTGCAGTCGCTACCTTGGCTTTGGGAGCGACAGGAGCATGGGCCCAGGATATCTCGGGCAGCATCAGCGGAACCGTTACGGATACGACAGGCGCGATCGTAAAGGGTGCTATCGTAGCGGTCGCGAATACCGATCGCGGGCAAGTCCTGCGAACTCTGACCACCAACGGATCGGGGTTTTATACGGCGACCTCGCTGCCGGTGGGGAACTACACCGTCAAGATTACGGCTGAAGGGTTCAAGACCGAGACTGTGACGGGGCTCGTACTCCACGTCAACGACGCATTGACCGTCAATCGCTCTCTCGTCGCCGGAAGCGCCACGGAAGAGGTGACTGTCACGGCCGACCAGGTGCAATTGAACCTGGAAAACGGAATGAGCCAGGGCCTGATCAATGGCGTGCAGATCCGTGAGCTTGCGCTGAACAATCGCAACTACGAGCAGTTGCTGCTTCTGCAGCCGGGTGTCTCCTACGGCGGCGCAAGCGACCAGTTGTACATCGGCACGTCGCTGCCCTCGGGCACGTCGGCGCAGGTGGCTTTCTCGATCAACGGCTCCCGGCCAACCTCGAACAACTGGACGATCGATGGCGCAGACAATGTAGACCGCGGCGCAAACCTGACTCTGCTGTCGTATCCGTCGGTCGACGCGATCTCTGAGTTCAAGACGTTGCGCGGCACGTATACCTCAGAGTTTGGCCGCAATGCCTCAGGCCAGATCGATGTCATCACGCGCTCGGGAACAAACGCGTTTCATGGTTCGGCATATGAGTTCTTCCGGAACAATATCTTCAATGCCAATTCTTATTTCAACAAAGTAGCGACACTCGTCAACCGGCCGCTGCTACGTTACAACGACTTCGGCTACACGATTGGCGGCCCTGTGGTGATCCCGCACGTGTACAACGGGAAGGACAAGACTTTCTTCTTCTTCTCGCAGGAGATCCGTCGTGTCATCAACTACGCCACGGCCCAGGCTTTCCTTCCAACCACTGCCGAGCTGGCCGGCGACTTCACGCAGGGCTTCGCCGCCAAGACGAACGCACAGGGTCCTGTGGCTGTCTGCACCTCGTACACGCAGTCTGGCGCAAGCTACACCTGCAACAGCTACGGCACGAAGGTGACGACCTTCTCACCAACCGCCCAGGCATACATCAAGGACATCTACGGCAAGATGCCGCAGCCCAACGTCGCAGCGAACCTCGCGGCTGGCCTCGATCCGCATAGCTACATCTACAATCAGCGGAATATCTTCAACAACAATCAAGAGCTTGTCCGCATTGACCAGTACTTCGGGAAGCTGAGTGTCTTTTACCGCTACTTACACGATAGCCTGCCCTCACAGGAAGCCGGCGGTCTGTTCAATGGAAGCCCGCTACCGGGCGTTCCAACAACGAGCACGCGGTCTCCGGGTACGCAGCAACTCGGTCACGCGACCTACACGTTTACGCCCACGCTGGTGGCTGACGTGGGTTATGCCTACAGCTACGGCGGGGTGCTGAGCAACCCCATTGGGTTGGGCGCACAGGTGAACTCACCGGACATCCATCCGACGCTTCCCTTCGCGACCTCTGGCGTCCCGTCATCGACCGCTTTGAATATCATTCCCTCGGTTTCGATCGCAGGCCTGACTGGGGTCACGAACACGGGCGTGTACAACGATACGGACCACAACCACAATGTGTATGGATCGGTGACAAAGACACTGGGCCGCCACACGTTCAAGACCGGCTTCACCTACAACCACTATGAGAAGCATGAAAATGCCCTCGGTAATGGCAATCCGTTTCCGCAGGGTAACTTCGGCTTCACAAACGCGGGTGTCGCGACGCCTACAGCGGCGCAGGCCGCGGCTGCAGGTGGCGCCGTTCCGAACACTGCTGACGCTGCATTCGCAAACTTCCTGACCGGTAACGTGAACAACAGCTTCACTCAGGCGTCGGCTGCGCTTACAGTGAACATCGTTCAGAACTCGGTCGAAGCGTATGCTCAGGACGACTGGAAGGTTAATCCGCGTCTGACGTTGAACCTCGGTGTGCGCTACAGCTACTTTGCACAACCGACGGACAGCAACAATCTGTTGAGCAACTTCGACCCGTCGAGCTTCAATCCGGCAAACGCGATGACCGTCTCCTCGACCGGCGTGTTGTGTCTGCCGAACGTGACGGCGTGCGCGAACTCGAACGGTTTGAACCTCGGTCATGCGAACCCCAATGGCGACCGGATCAACGGCATCATCCTCGGGACGCCAGGTAACTTTGGCCATGCGTCGCCGTACGGGGCAAAGGTAGCTACGGCACAGAAGGGCAACTTCGCGCCGCGCTTCGGCTTCGCGTATGACGTCTTCGGCGATGGCAAGACGGCGTTGCGCGGTGGCTTCGGCATGGCCTACGACCAGTCGCAGGTCCACCCGTACGAGAACAACGCTTTCAGCAACCTGCCGTTCGTGAACGTTCCAACCATTCCGGTGACAACGTTCGATAATCCTGCAGGAGGGACAGCAGCAGTCAGCACGGCTCTGCCGAGCGTTCAGGGCTTCTCGGTACACTACCAGACGCCGTACACGATGCAATACTCGCTTGACGTTCAGCATGCGGTCTCATCGACTGTCATGCTGGATGTGGGCTACTTTGGTTCCGTTAGCCGCCACCTCGAGGGCGTTGTCGATCTGAACACACTGCGGCCGGGTACGTTCCTTGCGAAGGGCCTCTCGCAGTACGCGGTATGCTCGGGCGGTTTCACCTCGACATCTTGCGAACAGCAGTTGAACCAGATCCGTCCGTACCCCGGCTACCTCAACGTTAACATCACTTCCACGATCTTCACCGCAAACTATAACGGCCTGCAGGTGAAGACAACGAAGAAGTTCAGCGGCCAGAGCTACATCGACGCGAACTACACCTGGAGCCGAGCGCTGACCAACTCGATCAACGACTACGTCGCAGCACCGCAGAACGTATACAACATCAACGGTGACTACGGCCGCGCGGTGTATGACCGCACGAACATCATCACCTTCGATGGTGTCTATGAGTTGCCCTGGTACAGGGACCAGAAGGGTGTCGTCGGCCACCTTGTCGGCGGCTGGCAACTCACCGGCCTGTATACGATCAACAGCGGCCTGCCACTAACGGTCACGTTGAGCTCCTCCGGCGGAACAATCTGCTACACCTGCACCGCGAGCGCCAGCCAGACCAGCGTGCTTGGGTTGCCGAACGGCGGCGTGATCAACGACTCAGCGGGACTGGGCATCATGAACGGCCCCGATCCCGCGTCGCTCCGGCCAAACCAGGTGTTGAATCCGAACAACGGCTACGGCCAGAGGATTCACACGCGCCTGAACTGGTTCTATCGTCCGGCTTTCGTCTCTCCGACGGCGGCGGCAGTCCAGGTCGGAAACGAGAAACGCGGCGCCATCAACGGGCCAGGTTTCAACCGTCTCGACGTTGGTATCTTCAGAAACTTCAAGATTAGTGAAGGTATGAAGTTCCAGCTGCGTGGCGAAGCTTTCAACGCCGCGAACCACACGAACTTCCAGGCCGTCGGAACGAGCGGCGCATCGACCACTACCTTCGGCCAGGTGACGAGCGCGCGTGACAACCGCATCATGCAAGTTGCTGGAAAATTCACCTTCTAG
- a CDS encoding class I SAM-dependent methyltransferase: MQIVDQNLDAFQLTVEDPTVRAYLQRHPFAVGPDRTMNARCGDIFQNQLTIRNRTHPVETIMLKPHETLLTPKQMDRLDRLMNEAGISTSARAGLVDDYAWETSLVPLDTKDVLVIGCADGPELMFLRAVLPEANITALDYEDMIPPALSRAIGVRFFQGDLHELLARFGQEFDLISSNHTIEHLYTPDEILATLSGLLRDRGVLISTLPMDGMAGTPFLKRVRDVAITKRVHPLDYVYLDAGHPWKTNPADMSATLQEVGFEPPVFYQREQHLSREAAYGEARFNAGLAIGKILHTIFFGLPRSFAKVAFPKRAPNVISKVLLAAERRIWFGTNRLKNKYTQEVLVLARKASE; the protein is encoded by the coding sequence GTGCAGATTGTTGATCAGAACCTCGATGCCTTTCAATTGACAGTTGAAGATCCCACCGTACGAGCCTATCTGCAGCGCCACCCCTTTGCAGTTGGACCTGATCGCACTATGAATGCTCGGTGCGGCGACATATTCCAAAACCAGCTGACCATCAGGAACCGCACTCATCCTGTAGAAACAATAATGCTTAAGCCGCACGAGACTCTGCTGACACCCAAGCAGATGGACCGCTTGGACCGCCTCATGAATGAGGCGGGCATATCTACATCCGCTCGCGCCGGTCTGGTGGATGACTATGCGTGGGAGACGAGTCTGGTACCACTCGACACAAAAGACGTCCTTGTGATCGGGTGCGCCGATGGGCCGGAGCTGATGTTCCTCCGTGCCGTGCTACCGGAGGCAAATATCACGGCTCTCGATTACGAGGACATGATACCCCCTGCGCTCAGCAGGGCGATTGGAGTACGGTTTTTCCAGGGTGACCTGCATGAGCTTTTGGCAAGGTTCGGGCAGGAATTTGACCTGATCTCGTCCAACCACACCATCGAGCACCTGTACACACCAGACGAGATCCTAGCGACGCTTTCGGGACTCCTGCGGGATCGCGGAGTGTTGATCTCTACTCTTCCGATGGATGGAATGGCCGGTACTCCGTTTCTGAAACGGGTAAGGGATGTTGCCATCACGAAGAGGGTGCACCCCTTGGACTATGTATACCTTGACGCTGGTCATCCTTGGAAGACTAATCCTGCCGACATGAGCGCGACACTGCAAGAGGTAGGCTTTGAGCCGCCCGTATTCTATCAGCGAGAGCAGCACCTTTCGCGCGAGGCAGCGTATGGGGAGGCGCGATTCAACGCAGGGTTGGCCATAGGCAAAATACTCCATACCATTTTTTTTGGTTTGCCTCGTTCGTTTGCGAAGGTGGCTTTTCCAAAAAGGGCGCCAAACGTCATCTCCAAAGTTCTGCTGGCGGCCGAGAGGCGGATATGGTTCGGCACAAACCGCTTGAAGAATAAGTACACACAAGAGGTTCTCGTGCTGGCACGTAAGGCCTCAGAATAA
- the metK gene encoding methionine adenosyltransferase → MAKRDRFLFTSESVTEGHPDKIADQISDAILDACLEQDPYSRVACETLTCTGLVVIAGEITTKAYVDFQSLVRGVVASIGYDNALYGFDSNTCSVISTINKQSGDIAMGVDTGGAGDQGMMFGYATNETPELMPTPISLAHKLAQRLSEVRKNGQMAYLRPDGKSQVTVEYDSDNKPVRVDAVVISTQHSETVGNEELRADILKNVIQAVIPAELLDENTKYHINPTGRFVIGGPMGDTGLTGRKIIVDTYGGMGRHGGGAFSGKDSTKVDRSAAYMARYVAKNIVAAGLADRCEVQLAYAIGVAEPVSVLVETFGTGKVDEARLEELVRKNFSLTPKGIIESLKLRRPIFKATAAYGHFGRKGENFTWEATDKAAALKEQAAAVAAK, encoded by the coding sequence TTGGCAAAACGCGACCGTTTTCTGTTTACCAGTGAGTCTGTAACTGAGGGGCACCCTGACAAGATTGCCGATCAGATCTCCGATGCGATTCTGGATGCCTGCCTCGAGCAGGATCCTTACAGCCGTGTGGCGTGCGAGACACTGACCTGCACCGGCCTGGTAGTGATCGCAGGCGAGATTACGACGAAGGCCTATGTGGACTTCCAGAGCCTGGTACGCGGCGTGGTCGCCTCGATCGGCTACGACAACGCCCTCTACGGGTTCGACTCGAACACCTGCTCGGTGATCTCGACGATCAACAAGCAGTCGGGCGACATCGCGATGGGCGTCGATACCGGCGGAGCCGGCGACCAGGGCATGATGTTCGGCTACGCCACCAACGAGACTCCAGAGCTGATGCCGACGCCGATCTCGCTGGCCCACAAGCTGGCCCAGCGGTTGAGCGAGGTTCGCAAGAACGGCCAGATGGCCTACCTGCGTCCCGACGGCAAGAGCCAGGTCACCGTGGAGTACGACTCGGACAACAAGCCGGTTCGCGTGGACGCGGTCGTCATCTCAACTCAGCACTCGGAGACAGTCGGCAACGAGGAGCTTCGCGCTGACATCCTGAAGAACGTGATTCAGGCTGTCATCCCCGCCGAACTGCTCGACGAGAACACGAAGTACCACATCAACCCGACTGGCCGCTTCGTCATCGGCGGGCCGATGGGCGACACCGGACTGACCGGCCGCAAGATCATCGTGGACACCTACGGCGGCATGGGCCGTCACGGCGGCGGAGCCTTCAGCGGCAAGGACTCGACCAAGGTTGACCGCTCGGCGGCTTACATGGCCCGCTACGTGGCAAAGAACATCGTAGCGGCCGGGCTTGCGGATCGCTGCGAGGTGCAGCTTGCCTACGCGATCGGCGTAGCTGAGCCGGTGAGCGTGCTGGTCGAGACGTTCGGAACCGGCAAGGTCGATGAGGCCAGGCTCGAGGAGCTGGTGCGGAAGAACTTCTCGCTGACTCCGAAAGGCATCATCGAGAGCCTCAAGCTGCGCCGCCCGATCTTCAAGGCGACCGCGGCTTATGGCCACTTCGGCCGCAAGGGCGAGAACTTCACCTGGGAGGCCACCGACAAGGCGGCCGCTCTGAAGGAGCAGGCTGCAGCGGTGGCCGCGAAGTAA
- a CDS encoding helix-turn-helix domain-containing protein, translated as MERFGDELRLERERRRITIDTICAVTKVSLRHLQALEAGNYADLPGGVFRKGIVRSYLNVLGLEEAQWLERFEASLRESGAAGMRDDDWVEFAENVRRNRGVQQPGTAPRWIGVAVMLVMLAALGWSVWKFVLHGRLVL; from the coding sequence ATGGAGAGATTCGGCGACGAGTTGCGATTAGAGCGGGAACGGCGGCGGATTACGATTGACACAATCTGCGCCGTGACGAAGGTCTCCCTGCGTCACCTCCAGGCGCTTGAGGCTGGCAATTACGCTGACCTACCTGGGGGCGTTTTTCGCAAAGGGATCGTTCGCAGCTATCTGAATGTACTTGGCCTTGAAGAGGCTCAATGGCTGGAGCGATTTGAGGCCAGCCTGCGTGAGAGCGGCGCGGCCGGCATGCGGGACGACGACTGGGTGGAGTTCGCCGAGAACGTCCGGCGCAATCGCGGCGTGCAGCAACCAGGAACAGCGCCGCGATGGATTGGCGTGGCCGTGATGCTCGTCATGCTGGCGGCACTGGGATGGAGCGTGTGGAAGTTCGTCCTGCATGGACGGCTGGTACTCTGA
- a CDS encoding ABC transporter permease: MNRLVIGNLVHRPLRSLISALAVAIEVIMILSITAILLGKIDGFKARQNGIGMDMIVRPSTTNNFLGMSSAGISVKVGDILAKIPHVAIAAPVYIQLSSSLDSIYGIDYKSFNDLLPFTYLSGTSFQGPYDVIVDDFTATGKKVGDSINILDHSFRICGIVEHGKGGRKFIPLKTMGELTGTPDKASMFYLRTEEPPRNQEEIRRAILATPGMNQYQVATAEEYLSAISPARLPYMSTAIRVVVGIALVIGFLVIFQSMYTAVMERTREIGILKSLGASRLYIVSIVLRETGTLAAAGIALGVASSYLLSAVLQARIPTLDFVINLPWVWKAVAIAFVGALLGALYPAYKAASKDPIDALAYE; encoded by the coding sequence ATGAACAGACTTGTTATTGGCAATCTTGTCCACCGCCCTCTGCGTTCGCTCATCAGTGCCCTGGCCGTAGCGATTGAGGTCATCATGATCCTCTCGATCACAGCGATCCTCCTGGGCAAGATCGACGGATTTAAGGCGCGTCAGAACGGTATTGGCATGGACATGATCGTGCGGCCCAGCACGACCAATAACTTCCTCGGAATGAGCTCCGCTGGTATCTCTGTCAAGGTGGGCGACATCCTGGCGAAAATCCCGCACGTTGCGATAGCGGCTCCGGTATACATCCAGCTCAGCAGCTCTCTCGACAGCATCTACGGCATCGACTACAAGAGCTTCAACGATCTTCTGCCATTCACTTACCTCTCGGGAACGTCGTTCCAGGGACCCTACGACGTTATAGTTGACGACTTCACGGCAACGGGCAAAAAGGTGGGTGACAGCATCAACATCCTTGACCATTCCTTCCGGATCTGTGGTATCGTCGAGCACGGCAAGGGAGGACGCAAGTTCATTCCTCTCAAGACGATGGGAGAGTTGACCGGGACCCCTGACAAGGCCTCGATGTTCTATCTCAGGACGGAGGAGCCTCCGAGGAACCAGGAGGAGATTCGCAGGGCGATCCTCGCAACCCCCGGCATGAATCAGTACCAGGTCGCGACGGCTGAGGAGTATCTGTCTGCCATCTCGCCGGCGCGGCTGCCTTACATGAGTACCGCGATCCGGGTCGTCGTGGGAATAGCGCTCGTGATCGGCTTCCTCGTCATCTTCCAGTCCATGTATACCGCCGTGATGGAGCGCACGCGCGAGATCGGCATCCTCAAGTCGCTGGGCGCTTCGCGGCTCTATATCGTTTCCATCGTTCTCCGCGAGACCGGCACGCTGGCCGCTGCAGGCATTGCTCTCGGCGTTGCTTCCAGTTACCTCCTCAGTGCGGTGCTGCAGGCGCGTATCCCGACTCTCGATTTCGTTATCAACCTTCCATGGGTGTGGAAGGCGGTGGCAATCGCCTTCGTGGGTGCGCTGTTAGGGGCCCTCTACCCGGCCTATAAGGCCGCCAGCAAGGACCCCATTGACGCCCTGGCGTACGAGTAG